The Apteryx mantelli isolate bAptMan1 chromosome Z, bAptMan1.hap1, whole genome shotgun sequence genome has a segment encoding these proteins:
- the F2RL2 gene encoding proteinase-activated receptor 3 translates to MKILVLTGLFSLTSSLFTAASESSPNSSAIQTVSLIKTFRGISARDYDYIPPYAIEGETTTVHIREHKCSSKKPNDSTLTEVNNTTLEYLTGSLSTKLIPAVYLSAVLLGVPSNAIILWMLLFRIRSVCTAILYTNLAVSDLLFCIMLPFKIAYHLNGNNWIFGEMVCRTTTAVFYGNMYCSILLLMCISVSRYVAIVHPFTYKSLAKRTYATAVCATVWTIVFLYMLPLCIMKQSYYVKQLDIFTCHDVHNTCETVSAFQFYYYISLAIFGFLIPLATIIFCYISIIQTLKTHEWFWYVKVSLLILTIFAICFVPSNIILIVHHINSYYYNTDRLYSFYLIALCLSSLNSCLDPFLYFLMSKIRNQSNIYLTMVKVSREK, encoded by the exons ATGAAGATACTGGTTTTAACTGGATTGTTCTCTCTTACCTCAAGCCTTTTCACAGCAG cctcagaaTCTTCCCCTAATAGCTCTGCAATTCAAACTGTGTCTCTTATCAAGACTTTTCGTGGAATTTCAGCAAGAGACTATGATTATATTCCTCCTTACGCTATAGAAGGGGAGACAACGACTGTTCATATCAGAGAGCACAAATGCTCTTCAAAAAAGCCAAATGACTCAACTTTAACAGAAGTTAACAATACAACGTTGGAGTACCTGACCGGTTCTCTAAGCACCAAGCTAATACCGGCTGTCTACCTCAGTGCTGTTTTATTAGGTGTGCCATCTAATGCCATTATTCTGTGGATGCTGCTCTTCCGAATTCGATCCGTGTGTACCGCCATCCTCTACACAAACTTAGCTGTTTCAGACCTGCTGTTCTGCATCATGTTGCCATTCAAAATAGCATATCACCTCAATGGAAACAACTGGATTTTTGGTGAAATGGTGTGTCGAACTACAACCGCCGTGTTTTACGGCAACATGTACTGCTCCATTCTGCTGCTCATGTGCATCAGCGTCAGCCGGTACGTGGCCATTGTCCACCCCTTCACCTACAAGAGCCTGGCCAAGCGCACCTACGCCACTGCTGTCTGTGCTACTGTGTGGACCATCGTCTTCCTGTACATGCTGCCGCTTTGCATCATGAAGCAGAGCTATTATGTGAAACAACTGGACATTTTCACCTGTCACGATGTCCACAACACCTGTGAAACTGTATCAGCCTTCCAGTTCTACTACTACATTTCTTTAGCTATCTTTGGATTTTTAATACCTCTTGCAACTATCATTTTCTGCTACATCTCAATCATACAAACACTCAAGACTCACGAATGGTTCTGGTATGTTAAAGTAAGTCTTTTGATCCTGACGATCTTTGCAATTTGCTTTGTACCAAGCAACATTATCCTTATTGTCCATCACATCAACTCTTACTATTACAACACAGATAGGTTGTATTCTTTTTATCTAATTGCTTTATGTCTTAGCAGCTTAAACAGTTGTCTCGatcctttcctttactttctgATGTCCAAAATCAGAAATCAATCCAATATTTATCTAACAATGGTTAAAGTATCCAGGGAAAAATGA